The genomic interval CTTTGATGTATTGCATACTGCATTAGCATTGTCTGAATCTGAGATGTGAGAAAGCCTGTGCTGGGCATCCTCCCAGATTATCAGGACAAATAGCTGACTTCTTGCAGTGGAAATACTTCACTAATTTGTCTTTCAAATCCCGAGAACCAATTCAGTACGCATTGACATCAAAGTAATGCAGGATCAACACCTTGATAGGTGTCATCTGCACCATGTTATCCCTGTAATCCTCTGTTAAGTGTATTTACACCATTGTAATTCAAATAGACACAACTTGACTTTCGGCTTGTCCTAAAGCCCCTTCTTCCCCAAGTTAAACAATCTCTATTTAACcatttgaaataataaagacAGTGCTGGAGAAGTTTAACTTTTATTCAATACTCAGACATTCCACTCAGTGAcacaaattaatataaataggCGTACAACATGAAACAAAAGTGCAAACATGATTACAGTTCAGATTTTGACCCTTTAGAAGATTGTCATATAAACTTATGTCTTATTTGGGGCCACGATATCTGCGTCtgaggctgtgaccttcagtggCTTCCCTCCTGGCGCAGACGTGCTTCACTATGACCTGCGAGCAGTCATCACAGTTCACCTTGCAGCACCAGTGGAACTTACAGTTGCAACTGCTCACCACCTCAGTACGCCTCTCCTCCACCCTCAGGCCACACTCGTGGCACAGCCTACGGCAGCTCCTCCTCTCCCACTGGGTAAGGGCCTCTCCGTGCTGCACACACTCCCGGCCCTCTGTGCCGTACAACCCTAAAGTGGTGTTTCTCTTGCAGTAATCGGGGGAGTCCTCCAGGTAGATGAGTTCAGTCCGGGCGATGCTGCCAAAAGCATCCACGATGGCCCCACGGCTGTCCGCACTGTTGCCTGCCCTTTTGCGCTTCTTGTCGATGTCCAGTTTTTGGGCTTGGCTGTGCTTGACCTTTAGATAATCACCAATTTCTCTGAAGTCGGACAGCTGTGTCCAGCAGGTTTGGACGCTGCAACTCTCAGACATGCCGTGACATCTGCAGATGCGCTTCATGGTGGCCTTCACCGCCTATAGAGACATGGGCAATGTTATTTCCTGATGAGTAAATGGAATTCATCATTCCCTACCTACGAGGCTTGTTATTTCTCTAACAATACCACAGATTTCACAGATAGAAGCCTTTTCGATCTATGTAGCTCTTAATCCATAAGGTATAAATATGCTTACTTGACGTCCAGCTTCATTGTTATGCAGGTTGACGGCAGCTCTGGAGTCCTGACCAGTCTCTTGTGCATCCACATACTGTTTAGAAATCCTCTCCCCGAAGTCCACGTTGTCACTGCAGCCACCCCACAGCCAGCCTTGTCCACCTAGATGCACAAATCATCATTGACAATAGGAAACATCATTCACCTTTCCCCCTCATTATTGAGTATGTTCCTTTCATACCAATTTTGCCGTTTCTTGAGACATCACAGCCACAGTTGTCGAGGTCTCCCAGACTGCAGTTCCTGGTCAGGGTGTACATGACTCCTGCTGCACTGATGGCATGGACAAAAGATGTTTCTCTGGTTGCTGCAAAGAAAAGGAGATGAATCATACTGATTTTAATTAACACTGCCAAGACAATGTTTTTGATCCTAGACAAATTTTGACACACCTCATTTAATAGCATAAGAAAGTGTGACAAAACCTTTAACTGGGGCTacacatattatttttaatttatgtttaTGCAAATGCATGATGTCCCTACCACGTCTTAGTCCCCTGAGCTGGACAGCGCTGTCTGGGCAGTTCCACCTATCCCACGTAAACTGATGTTTACACTCGTCTATGCCACTCTGTGTGCCCACCTGCACGCTTCTGGCATAGGTAAGGTAAGCCTGCATGCAACAGAGCCATAGATTTTTCATTTGAAGTTCCCAAATAAAAATAGTGCAATTCTGAAAATAAATTCCTCATTTACCTTGGAACCCGTCATCAGAAAATTGCTTGCAATCCTGAGAGGACAACAGCATCATTTATAAACTCTAATCAGACTTCAGAAACATTTCAATCTAAGCTTGAGGAAAGTCACTTACCAAGCATGTCCTGCATCAATTCTGCATAGAATAGGCAGCATCCATAGTAAATGTACCATTTTGATCGATTGTCCACCACCAAACTTAAGGTGAGCCCGTCTTATGCAGCTTAAGGCCTTTATTTGAAGGAGGAACAAACGGGGCCCTTGTGTCTTATCCCCCAAGCAGCCAAAAAGCTGATTGGATAACGGCTTTAGGAAACGCCTATATGCGCACTTCAAAGGCTGGTATTATAGGTGATAGTTTATTTTCCTTGCAAAGCCGCATGACACCAATATACAAGTGAGGCTAGCCTGTGACAAACTAAACGCAAtcactttttatattataaaatatttattaagtaCAATTTCAAATACAATATTAGACAGGACATATTTTTGACTATATATCGTCATGCTCAACAGTTGTGAGTGACTTATTTGGTCGTACAGTATACAAAATCCAACATAAAGTGCATTAAACAACATAAAATCCATAACGATCATGCACCATACAGACTGTTACAATCAGTGCCGACCTGCACGGTGttttcgttttgttttgttgttgtgtgctCTTCTGCTACTGTCCTTGCGTGCACAGTAATATTTAGTAACAACTTGGGTGCATTTGTCACATCTGACCGTGCAGCACCAGTGGAACTTGCAGTTGCAGCTGCTGACAACCTCGGTGCGCTTTTCCACCACACGGAGGCTGCATTCGTAGCACAGCCTGCGGCAGCTCTTCCTTTCCCACTGTGGCATGTTCTTGTCCCCCTTCAGGCACTCCCGTCCCTCGGTGCCCAGGTAGCCCATGCTCTGGTTCCTGACGCAATAGTCCGCGGAGTCCTCCAGGAAGATGAGCTCCGTCCGTGGAATGTTGCGGAAGGCATGCGCAATGGCTTCTCTGTTATCGGCGCTGTTCCCAGCCCTCACCGGCCTCTTGTCCATCTCCAGCTTCTTTGCTTGAGCATGCTTCATCTTCAGGTAGTTTCCCACCTCCCTGAAATCAGCCAGCTGCATCCAGCACGTTTGGATGCTGCAGCTGCCAGACACTCCGTGACACTTGCATGCTCTCCTCATTGTGGCTTTGATTGCCTGTTAAAGACATAACATGAATGCACGGCTCTCTTTCTGAAGGTGAATTCATGTCGTTGCATATCCTACCAGTCTGCCAGCCTCGTTGTTGTGCAGGTTGACCGCGGCACGAGCGTCATGACCATCTTCTAGTGCGTCCACAAACTGTTTGGAGATCTTCTCTCCAAACGCCACGTTATCACTACAGCCTCCCCAAATCCACCCTCTACCACCTGGAGATGGCAAAGTAGTTTTATTAGAGCATCATTTATACTACCTGGATCAAATTGTAAAAAGATGACGCGTCATACCACTCTGTCCTATCCTGGAGTCATCACAGCCGCAGTTATCAAAGTCTCCCATGCTACAGTTCTTGGTCAGAGTGTACATCACTCCTGCAGCACTGATAGCGTGGACAAAAGATGTCTCTTTTGTGGctataacacataaaaaaaacaaagttacacatttggcaccgtATATTTGCAATGGCACCGTGCGTAATAGATGCGTAAAAATGCAATAGTTACGTCATGCGCACCATTGAGCACGTCAGACTTCGGA from Doryrhamphus excisus isolate RoL2022-K1 chromosome 23, RoL_Dexc_1.0, whole genome shotgun sequence carries:
- the LOC131110665 gene encoding protein Wnt-8a-like, producing the protein MTGSKAYLTYARSVQVGTQSGIDECKHQFTWDRWNCPDSAVQLRGLRRATRETSFVHAISAAGVMYTLTRNCSLGDLDNCGCDVSRNGKIGGQGWLWGGCSDNVDFGERISKQYVDAQETGQDSRAAVNLHNNEAGRQAVKATMKRICRCHGMSESCSVQTCWTQLSDFREIGDYLKVKHSQAQKLDIDKKRKRAGNSADSRGAIVDAFGSIARTELIYLEDSPDYCKRNTTLGLYGTEGRECVQHGEALTQWERRSCRRLCHECGLRVEERRTEVVSSCNCKFHWCCKVNCDDCSQVIVKHVCARREATEGHSLRRRYRGPK
- the LOC131110462 gene encoding protein Wnt-8a-like, with protein sequence MGHWTLPAVMVVYMSWNLQASSAWTVNNFLMTGPKAFLTYAGSVQVGAQSGIYECKHQFAWDRWNCPESTLQLSTHKGLRSATKETSFVHAISAAGVMYTLTKNCSMGDFDNCGCDDSRIGQSGGRGWIWGGCSDNVAFGEKISKQFVDALEDGHDARAAVNLHNNEAGRLAIKATMRRACKCHGVSGSCSIQTCWMQLADFREVGNYLKMKHAQAKKLEMDKRPVRAGNSADNREAIAHAFRNIPRTELIFLEDSADYCVRNQSMGYLGTEGRECLKGDKNMPQWERKSCRRLCYECSLRVVEKRTEVVSSCNCKFHWCCTVRCDKCTQVVTKYYCARKDSSRRAHNNKTKRKHRAGRH